The following coding sequences lie in one Myxococcus xanthus genomic window:
- a CDS encoding L,D-transpeptidase family protein produces the protein MTSSISPPESRISFLPPDVPDAASTPALGKAARSPKPASRVTVDQGPRPALDARPPPGTPLPPEGVDRPARTPAPPANARFTGLPQLADVTSGAQVLGPGSQGEGLRAVQAALLDMGFALHGGADGRHGPHTARALRNFQLHASRTFPAVLPTGALDAATLRALDALAPAPGTRGQTRGLPSAFFDGQQVRVVVALREHRTFLFDTRGQLVDIFPNATGAAASPTRTGLKVVRTKLDQLATEAAGARLWNDRHVFGVRMLDLSWADGRHSGEELHGTNAPSFLGTDVSHGCIRHSNEAVRVLHDALSVGDRVAVVEHVDDPNLGVPRPVA, from the coding sequence ATGACCTCATCCATCTCGCCACCGGAGTCACGCATCTCCTTCCTTCCGCCTGACGTCCCGGACGCGGCATCAACACCCGCCCTGGGGAAGGCAGCACGCAGTCCCAAGCCTGCCTCCCGAGTCACCGTCGACCAGGGTCCTCGGCCCGCGCTGGATGCACGTCCACCGCCCGGGACGCCCTTGCCTCCGGAGGGCGTGGACCGGCCCGCGCGCACTCCAGCGCCCCCTGCCAACGCGCGCTTCACCGGACTGCCCCAACTGGCGGACGTCACGTCAGGGGCCCAGGTCCTCGGCCCCGGCAGCCAGGGCGAGGGCCTCCGCGCTGTACAGGCCGCCCTGCTCGACATGGGCTTCGCCCTGCACGGCGGCGCGGACGGACGCCATGGCCCGCACACCGCCCGAGCACTGCGGAACTTCCAGCTCCACGCCTCGCGCACCTTCCCCGCCGTCCTCCCCACGGGCGCGCTGGATGCCGCCACGCTGCGCGCGCTGGATGCACTGGCGCCAGCGCCAGGGACGCGTGGGCAGACACGGGGACTGCCTTCCGCCTTCTTCGACGGACAGCAGGTCCGCGTGGTGGTGGCCCTCCGGGAGCACCGGACCTTTCTCTTCGACACCCGTGGGCAACTCGTGGACATCTTCCCCAACGCCACGGGCGCCGCGGCCTCCCCTACCCGCACGGGGCTCAAGGTGGTCCGCACGAAGTTGGATCAACTGGCCACCGAAGCGGCCGGCGCACGGCTGTGGAACGACCGCCACGTCTTCGGCGTGCGCATGCTCGACCTCTCCTGGGCGGATGGCCGGCACTCCGGTGAAGAGCTGCACGGAACGAACGCTCCGTCCTTCCTGGGCACCGACGTCTCGCACGGCTGCATCCGCCACTCGAACGAGGCCGTGCGCGTGCTGCACGACGCGCTCTCCGTGGGAGACCGCGTGGCCGTCGTCGAGCACGTGGACGACCCGAACCTGGGCGTACCGCGCCCCGTGGCGTGA
- a CDS encoding DNA/RNA non-specific endonuclease — protein sequence MARRTADDERRGPTSCFTSSAPRTFRMTLRPTTTRAVPPRPASAASPLNAVTTPGGSWRRSTAREVPINELQEKFGWKDDSWQVGLMQAADAAGSKTRGGNGQVSAAELERYLAAPEDGQYLTSTALQQKRSALDAKLAQGNGSAVDVDAFERGWQATVARRADLLGGNADGQLSAEELDAFIQASKAGKHADTRWVPDQQMAVFQSRVAEAAGELDPLRPAGALGSEGLSLVKEYSRLSLDQGANVPTFVSYMLSASDIRETPATVSRLESTFVRDPELGRNGVTDSDYTRTGFDRGHMKPAEDSPTQEAMNESHLMTNIAPQHGNHNQQVWRTLEQGVSGLVNSLGGKAYILTGNLYLDDKGQPLPPEKRETTGAGERRLAVPTHNFKTVLHELPNGSLTMYAYLVPNMKDGPSKKEDILPLLDSHRVPVDRIEELLGQDLYANLPKRVQDKLEKGTSAEGVFQRNSLYFAASLFRFAPGN from the coding sequence TTGGCGCGCCGAACGGCCGACGATGAGAGGCGGGGCCCCACCTCGTGCTTCACCTCGTCGGCCCCGAGGACATTCAGGATGACGCTGCGACCCACCACGACGCGAGCCGTTCCCCCGCGCCCGGCATCGGCCGCTTCGCCCCTCAATGCCGTCACCACGCCGGGAGGAAGCTGGAGACGCTCGACGGCCCGCGAGGTGCCCATCAACGAGCTCCAGGAGAAGTTCGGCTGGAAGGATGACAGCTGGCAGGTGGGGTTGATGCAGGCCGCCGACGCGGCGGGCAGCAAGACGCGTGGTGGCAACGGGCAGGTGTCCGCGGCGGAGCTGGAGCGCTACCTGGCCGCGCCCGAGGACGGGCAATACCTGACGTCCACCGCGCTTCAGCAGAAGCGCTCCGCGCTGGACGCGAAGCTCGCGCAGGGAAATGGCTCCGCGGTGGACGTGGACGCCTTCGAGCGTGGCTGGCAGGCCACGGTGGCCCGGCGCGCGGACCTGCTGGGGGGCAATGCAGACGGCCAGCTCAGCGCGGAGGAGCTGGACGCATTCATCCAGGCGTCGAAGGCGGGCAAGCACGCGGACACCCGCTGGGTGCCGGACCAGCAGATGGCCGTGTTCCAGAGCCGCGTGGCCGAAGCGGCCGGAGAGTTGGACCCACTGCGCCCCGCCGGAGCGCTGGGCTCGGAGGGGCTCAGCCTGGTGAAGGAGTACTCGCGCCTGTCGCTGGACCAGGGGGCCAACGTCCCCACCTTCGTGAGCTACATGCTGTCCGCGTCGGACATCCGCGAGACGCCCGCGACGGTGTCCCGGCTGGAGAGCACCTTCGTTCGCGACCCCGAGCTGGGCCGCAACGGCGTCACCGACTCTGACTACACGCGGACGGGCTTCGACCGGGGCCACATGAAGCCGGCGGAGGACTCGCCCACGCAGGAGGCGATGAACGAGAGCCACCTGATGACCAACATCGCTCCCCAGCATGGCAACCACAACCAGCAGGTGTGGCGCACGCTGGAGCAGGGCGTCTCGGGCCTCGTGAATTCGTTGGGCGGCAAGGCGTACATCCTCACCGGCAACCTGTACCTGGATGACAAGGGGCAGCCGCTGCCTCCGGAGAAGCGGGAGACGACGGGGGCGGGGGAGCGCCGCCTCGCCGTGCCCACGCACAACTTCAAGACGGTCCTCCACGAGCTGCCGAACGGCAGCCTCACGATGTACGCGTACCTCGTGCCCAACATGAAGGACGGGCCGTCGAAGAAAGAGGACATCCTTCCGCTGCTCGATTCGCACCGCGTGCCCGTGGATCGCATCGAGGAGCTGCTGGGGCAGGACCTCTACGCAAACCTGCCCAAGCGGGTGCAGGACAAGCTGGAGAAGGGCACGTCGGCCGAGGGCGTCTTCCAGCGCAACAGTCTGTACTTCGCCGCCAGCCTGTTCCGCTTCGCGCCCGGCAACTGA
- a CDS encoding gamma-glutamylcyclotransferase — protein sequence MAAGPTAPRSWFAYSLDLAPAIAHERLPGLPPIPDVLEGELAEALDVDVVYDVASAAWGGKVARLVDAPGRKLPGMLRRVSANAWDALVRLESAMAGATEVRQVKVRTFTGAVLSAHVFTPAAPATPAQGLVSEAFLVTLALSAEEAGLSPDYVERLQAEARIVQALQKAGPEALSPSKAPGKKG from the coding sequence ATGGCTGCTGGCCCCACTGCTCCGCGTTCCTGGTTCGCGTACTCCCTCGACCTGGCCCCGGCGATTGCGCACGAGCGCCTCCCGGGGCTCCCGCCCATTCCCGACGTGCTGGAGGGCGAGCTGGCCGAGGCGCTCGACGTGGACGTCGTCTACGACGTGGCGTCGGCGGCCTGGGGCGGGAAGGTGGCCCGGCTGGTGGATGCGCCGGGCCGCAAGCTCCCCGGCATGCTCCGCCGCGTTTCCGCGAACGCCTGGGACGCGCTGGTCCGCCTGGAGTCTGCGATGGCGGGCGCCACCGAGGTCCGGCAGGTGAAGGTGCGCACCTTCACCGGGGCCGTGCTCAGCGCCCATGTCTTCACGCCCGCGGCGCCCGCGACGCCCGCTCAGGGGCTCGTGAGTGAGGCCTTCCTCGTCACCCTGGCGCTGTCGGCCGAGGAGGCCGGGCTGTCCCCGGACTACGTGGAGCGGCTCCAGGCGGAGGCGCGTATCGTCCAGGCCCTCCAGAAGGCGGGCCCCGAGGCCCTGAGCCCGTCGAAAGCCCCTGGAAAGAAGGGTTAG
- a CDS encoding ATP-binding protein → MSKVRKVNRADPLADLPRWAQQLARKYYTKTVSAFLLYGAVRDLQPLQLEDGGRGFGTLKTFLSEELFGGRDHVIFYDRSSGIRSATPETQKDLQRAMAGYDAMYGTDYAKVMPRDPGRALQILENFMRMRLSEGRSLALIVDFAETLVPGGEMSHLSSEDRFVVATLDKWAHDPQFLASDVSVVLLAENLADVSPRISRNPYVAPIELPLPTEEERLEYVRYKLEGKRLQSVSDVPLAGLAKMTAGLSRINLDRVLTEALEREVRITSELLKEKKREIIQAECHGLLEFIEPVHTLDAVAGHAKAKQMLRQAAGALKKGRLEVMPMGYLLSGPVGTGKTFMVSCFAGEIGIPVVKFLNFRSQWQGVTEANLEKIFNLLKALWPVAVMIDEADTFLGNRDSGGDSGTSSRVFGSIASFMGNTFYRGKIVWFLMTARPDLLPIDLKRQGRAEEHLALFYPQTDAERDELFQVMSKKTGVSVDGIDSFSTLIPEGVRAFSGADIEAVMVRSKFRALAEGRETVTKDDLAAVLADFVPPSYPLEIELQNLVAVQECTSRELLPEGFRQLDRDYITRRVRELKALLESQ, encoded by the coding sequence GTGAGCAAGGTGCGCAAGGTGAACAGGGCGGATCCACTGGCGGATCTTCCTCGTTGGGCCCAGCAACTGGCCCGGAAGTACTACACGAAGACGGTCAGCGCCTTCCTGCTGTACGGGGCCGTGCGGGACTTGCAGCCCCTGCAACTGGAGGATGGCGGCCGCGGCTTCGGCACGCTCAAGACGTTCCTCTCCGAGGAGCTCTTCGGCGGCCGGGACCACGTCATCTTCTATGACCGGTCGTCCGGCATCCGCTCCGCGACGCCGGAGACGCAGAAGGACCTGCAGCGGGCCATGGCGGGCTACGACGCCATGTACGGCACCGACTACGCCAAGGTCATGCCGAGAGACCCGGGCCGCGCGCTCCAGATTCTGGAGAACTTCATGCGCATGCGCCTGAGCGAGGGCCGCTCGCTGGCGCTCATCGTCGACTTCGCGGAGACGCTCGTCCCCGGCGGAGAGATGAGCCACCTCTCCAGCGAGGACCGCTTCGTGGTGGCCACGTTGGACAAGTGGGCGCACGACCCGCAGTTCCTCGCGTCCGACGTGTCCGTGGTGCTGCTGGCGGAGAACCTGGCGGACGTGTCGCCGCGCATCAGCCGCAACCCGTACGTGGCGCCCATCGAGCTGCCCCTGCCCACGGAGGAGGAGCGGCTGGAGTACGTGCGCTACAAGCTGGAGGGCAAGCGGCTCCAGTCCGTGTCGGACGTGCCGCTGGCGGGCTTGGCGAAGATGACGGCGGGTCTGTCCCGCATCAACCTGGACCGCGTGCTCACCGAGGCGCTGGAGCGCGAGGTGCGCATCACCTCCGAGCTGCTCAAGGAGAAGAAGCGCGAAATCATCCAGGCGGAGTGCCACGGCCTGCTGGAGTTCATCGAGCCGGTGCACACGCTGGACGCGGTGGCGGGACACGCCAAGGCCAAGCAGATGCTGCGGCAGGCCGCCGGGGCCCTGAAGAAGGGGCGCCTGGAGGTCATGCCCATGGGCTACCTGCTGTCGGGCCCCGTGGGCACGGGCAAGACGTTCATGGTGAGCTGCTTCGCCGGGGAGATTGGCATCCCCGTGGTGAAGTTCCTCAACTTCCGCAGCCAGTGGCAGGGCGTCACCGAGGCGAACCTCGAGAAGATCTTCAACCTGCTCAAGGCCCTGTGGCCGGTGGCGGTGATGATTGACGAGGCGGACACGTTCCTCGGCAACCGCGACTCCGGCGGGGACTCCGGGACGAGCAGCCGCGTGTTCGGCTCCATCGCCTCGTTCATGGGCAACACGTTCTACCGCGGGAAGATTGTCTGGTTCCTGATGACGGCGCGGCCGGACCTGCTGCCCATCGACCTCAAGCGGCAGGGGCGCGCGGAGGAGCACCTGGCGCTCTTCTATCCGCAGACGGACGCGGAGCGGGACGAGCTGTTCCAGGTCATGTCCAAGAAGACGGGCGTGTCCGTGGACGGCATCGACTCCTTCTCCACGCTGATTCCGGAGGGCGTGCGCGCCTTCAGCGGCGCGGACATCGAAGCCGTCATGGTGCGCTCGAAGTTCCGCGCGCTGGCGGAGGGCCGCGAGACGGTGACGAAGGACGACCTGGCCGCGGTGCTCGCGGACTTCGTGCCCCCCAGCTACCCGCTGGAAATCGAGCTGCAGAACCTGGTGGCGGTGCAGGAGTGCACCAGCCGCGAGTTGCTGCCCGAGGGCTTCCGTCAACTGGACCGGGACTACATCACCCGGCGAGTGCGCGAGCTGAAGGCGCTGCTGGAGTCGCAGTAG
- a CDS encoding serine/threonine-protein kinase, translating into MTTTQPKRQPIPFGKYLLLDRINIGGMAEVWRGKQFGASGFERLVAIKRILPNIAEDDEFISMFIDEAKISVQLTHANVASIYELGNIVGSYFISMEYIPGKDMRAIFDRCRKKGEPAPVPLVAFCVSKMCEGLDYAHRKKDGMGRDMNIVHRDISPQNILISYEGEVKVIDFGIAKAAGKATKTQAGILKGKFGYMSPEQIRGLPLDRRSDVFAIGVCLYEMLTGERLFVGDSDFSVLEKVRKAEVPSPTTYNRRIPETLERIVLKALAKDVDERYQYASELGDDLQRFLITSDTIFSRKDLAQYMKSTFAEDVEREKQRLLDYADIKPPEGMQAALEAASFNSPIMPSAPPPAPVPVVQPVAPQPRMTGSMPTVPPGGVRRSPTLAALPKLTAATAAPPPDEDEGGATQLVSSDHEFADTPEPTTQPGAAVGRAITPLEVPSTPGHDEDDEPVSGRTAVISPPAPLSPPVGPPRLSHANIPVVRPSMSVPSLSPSDAPPPPASGPTPRTSRGGGLPRMTRDVPVLDGSQAAARPLPQPAPVAPPAPVAPAYDDEDDVDAPERPTGAMPPVGGRAPIPRKVLFGGIGAAAVLVMALIGWAVSGPGVGYVLVDLQGVPSEVRSRLQVRLDTQLVPLEGGSATLLREVPAGKVMVVVSAEGYNTFTKTVEVAAGKDVTPVQAVLESLVRTAALVLTTEPAMAEVKVDGRVVREQGKSAAYIKDVPLNGPEWVVEVSAPGHKPASKRVPVSGGGPVEVSLTLEPSVTRVSVKVESKPAGATIFVDGKDMGATTPAVVQVPPSARQLTLKLKCHNEAEVDVPDAAPGNEPATASVSLKRQPRCR; encoded by the coding sequence GTGACGACCACTCAACCGAAGCGGCAGCCCATCCCGTTTGGGAAGTACCTCCTTCTGGACCGCATCAACATTGGCGGCATGGCGGAGGTGTGGCGCGGGAAGCAGTTCGGCGCGAGCGGCTTCGAGCGGCTCGTCGCCATCAAGCGCATCCTCCCCAACATCGCGGAGGACGACGAGTTCATCTCGATGTTCATCGACGAGGCGAAGATCAGCGTCCAGCTGACTCACGCCAACGTCGCGTCCATCTACGAGCTGGGCAACATCGTCGGCAGCTACTTCATCTCGATGGAGTACATCCCCGGCAAGGACATGCGGGCCATCTTCGACCGGTGCCGGAAGAAGGGGGAGCCCGCTCCGGTGCCGCTGGTGGCCTTCTGCGTGTCCAAGATGTGCGAGGGCCTGGACTACGCCCACCGGAAGAAGGACGGGATGGGGCGGGACATGAACATCGTCCACCGCGACATCTCGCCGCAGAACATCCTCATCTCCTATGAGGGTGAGGTCAAAGTCATCGACTTCGGCATCGCGAAGGCGGCCGGCAAGGCGACCAAGACGCAGGCGGGCATCCTCAAGGGCAAGTTCGGCTACATGAGCCCGGAGCAGATCCGCGGCCTGCCGTTGGACCGGCGTTCGGACGTGTTCGCCATTGGCGTGTGCCTCTACGAGATGCTGACCGGTGAGCGCCTCTTCGTGGGCGACAGCGACTTCAGCGTGCTGGAGAAGGTGCGCAAGGCGGAGGTGCCGTCGCCCACCACGTACAACCGGCGCATCCCGGAGACGCTGGAGCGAATCGTCCTCAAGGCGTTGGCCAAGGACGTGGACGAGCGCTACCAGTACGCCAGTGAGCTGGGCGACGACCTGCAGCGCTTCCTCATCACCAGCGACACCATCTTCAGCCGCAAGGACCTCGCGCAGTACATGAAGTCCACGTTCGCTGAGGACGTGGAGCGCGAGAAGCAGCGCCTGCTGGACTACGCGGACATCAAGCCGCCCGAAGGCATGCAGGCCGCGCTGGAAGCGGCGTCCTTCAACAGCCCCATCATGCCGTCCGCGCCGCCTCCGGCGCCCGTGCCGGTGGTGCAGCCGGTGGCGCCGCAGCCCCGGATGACGGGCTCCATGCCGACGGTGCCGCCCGGGGGCGTGCGCCGCTCGCCCACGCTGGCCGCGCTGCCGAAGCTGACGGCCGCCACCGCCGCGCCCCCGCCCGACGAGGACGAGGGCGGGGCGACGCAGCTCGTCTCCAGCGACCACGAGTTCGCGGACACGCCAGAGCCCACCACGCAGCCGGGTGCCGCCGTCGGGCGTGCCATCACCCCGCTGGAGGTGCCGTCGACGCCGGGTCACGACGAGGACGACGAGCCCGTCAGCGGCAGGACGGCGGTCATTTCGCCGCCCGCGCCCCTGTCGCCGCCCGTTGGCCCGCCACGGTTGTCGCACGCGAACATCCCCGTGGTGCGGCCGTCCATGTCCGTGCCCTCGCTGTCGCCCTCGGACGCGCCGCCGCCGCCCGCCTCGGGGCCCACGCCTCGGACGAGCCGGGGTGGGGGCCTGCCGCGGATGACTCGAGACGTGCCGGTGCTCGACGGCTCGCAGGCCGCGGCCCGCCCGTTGCCGCAACCTGCCCCCGTGGCTCCGCCCGCGCCGGTGGCCCCCGCGTACGACGATGAAGACGATGTGGACGCCCCGGAGCGGCCCACCGGCGCGATGCCTCCCGTGGGTGGCCGAGCGCCCATTCCGAGGAAGGTGCTCTTCGGCGGCATCGGCGCGGCCGCGGTGCTCGTGATGGCGCTGATCGGCTGGGCGGTGTCGGGGCCCGGTGTGGGCTACGTGCTGGTGGACCTGCAGGGTGTGCCCTCGGAGGTTCGCAGCCGCCTGCAGGTGCGCCTGGACACGCAGCTGGTGCCCCTGGAGGGTGGCAGCGCGACGCTCCTGCGCGAGGTGCCCGCCGGCAAGGTCATGGTGGTGGTGAGCGCGGAGGGCTACAACACCTTCACGAAGACGGTGGAGGTCGCCGCGGGCAAGGACGTCACGCCCGTGCAGGCGGTGCTGGAGAGCCTGGTGCGCACCGCGGCGTTGGTGCTCACGACGGAGCCCGCCATGGCCGAGGTGAAGGTGGATGGCCGGGTGGTGCGCGAGCAGGGCAAGTCGGCGGCCTACATCAAGGACGTGCCCCTCAACGGGCCGGAGTGGGTGGTGGAGGTGAGTGCGCCTGGCCACAAGCCGGCGTCCAAGCGGGTGCCGGTGTCCGGCGGCGGACCGGTGGAGGTGTCGCTCACGCTGGAGCCGTCGGTGACGCGGGTGTCGGTGAAGGTGGAGTCCAAGCCGGCCGGTGCCACCATCTTCGTGGACGGCAAGGACATGGGCGCCACCACGCCCGCCGTCGTGCAGGTGCCCCCCAGCGCGCGGCAGCTCACCCTGAAGCTGAAGTGCCACAACGAGGCCGAGGTGGACGTCCCGGACGCGGCGCCAGGCAATGAGCCGGCCACGGCGAGCGTTTCCCTCAAGCGGCAGCCGCGCTGCCGTTAG
- a CDS encoding FtsX-like permease family protein, translating into MRLDALSRLVRLSLARERKGAFFSAFGVAMGVGALVFFVGLGLGVGHVIREKVFPTDARLVDVVPPAVSLGSLLGGGKLDAPTVERLRELPGVEAAYRKMNVRVPAVTRYDGVFFGTRLRMGMEVLALGVEPALVQGDVQMGEFKDAGEGQPIPALVSTRLLELYNKTFAPARKLPQLSANMLVGFGFPVEFNRSYVAAASASGPTQPRQAQVVGASDRALLAGITIPLDAAIRLNRAFGVDAENYSGVTLVATDPSQVPVIVDAVKGMGLEIDDQERRMAENSGAAVALTTSALALLSLLICILAAVNIAHALSASVRARAKEIGVMQAVGASRADIRAIVLAEAAVVGLAGGAAGTIAALLMALGVNRLAAGYLPNFPFKPDSFFSFPWPVVVGGVVLGLVAALAGAYFPSRRAAATDPARTLAG; encoded by the coding sequence ATGAGGCTGGACGCCCTGTCCCGGCTGGTCCGGCTGAGCCTCGCCCGCGAGCGCAAGGGGGCCTTCTTCTCCGCCTTCGGCGTGGCCATGGGCGTGGGCGCGCTGGTGTTCTTCGTGGGCCTGGGCCTGGGCGTTGGCCACGTCATCCGGGAGAAGGTCTTCCCCACGGACGCGCGGCTGGTGGACGTGGTGCCTCCGGCGGTGTCGCTGGGCTCGCTGCTGGGCGGTGGCAAGCTGGACGCGCCCACGGTGGAGCGCCTGCGCGAGCTGCCCGGCGTGGAGGCCGCCTACCGGAAGATGAACGTGCGCGTGCCCGCGGTGACGCGCTACGACGGCGTCTTCTTCGGCACCAGGCTCCGCATGGGCATGGAGGTGCTGGCCCTGGGCGTGGAGCCGGCGCTGGTGCAGGGCGACGTGCAGATGGGCGAGTTCAAGGACGCGGGGGAGGGGCAGCCGATTCCTGCGCTCGTGTCCACGCGGCTTCTGGAGCTGTACAACAAGACGTTCGCCCCGGCGCGCAAGCTGCCCCAGCTCTCCGCCAACATGCTGGTGGGCTTCGGCTTCCCGGTGGAGTTCAACCGCTCCTACGTGGCCGCGGCGTCCGCGTCGGGGCCCACGCAGCCCAGGCAGGCGCAGGTGGTGGGGGCGTCCGACCGGGCGCTGCTGGCCGGCATCACCATTCCGCTGGACGCGGCCATCCGCCTCAACCGCGCGTTCGGCGTGGACGCGGAGAACTACTCCGGCGTCACGTTGGTCGCCACGGACCCGTCGCAGGTGCCTGTCATCGTGGACGCGGTGAAGGGCATGGGGCTGGAAATCGACGACCAGGAGCGCCGGATGGCGGAGAACTCGGGCGCGGCCGTGGCGCTCACCACGTCCGCGTTGGCGCTGCTGTCCCTGCTCATCTGCATCCTCGCGGCGGTGAACATCGCCCACGCGCTGTCCGCCTCCGTCCGGGCGCGCGCCAAGGAGATTGGCGTCATGCAGGCGGTGGGGGCCTCGCGCGCGGACATCCGCGCCATCGTCCTGGCCGAGGCCGCCGTGGTGGGGCTCGCGGGCGGCGCCGCGGGAACCATCGCCGCGCTGCTGATGGCCCTGGGCGTCAACCGCCTGGCGGCGGGCTACCTGCCCAACTTCCCCTTCAAGCCCGACAGCTTCTTCTCCTTCCCCTGGCCGGTGGTGGTCGGCGGTGTCGTCCTGGGTCTCGTCGCCGCGCTCGCGGGCGCGTACTTCCCCAGCCGCCGCGCCGCCGCCACCGACCCCGCACGCACGCTCGCCGGATGA
- a CDS encoding ABC transporter ATP-binding protein, translating to MIQTRDVVKTYVDGDGTQVRVLDGMSLDVAEGEFVAVVGSSGSGKSTLLHLLGGLDVDYRGDIRVGGVKLRGLGDKALAHFRNTHVGFVFQSFHLIPNLSAVENVLLPSHFGAAPPDARKRAEALLERVGLGAKKDRAPVRLSGGERQRVAIARALFGKPRLLLCDEPTGNLDAATGTGVIALFQELHREGLTVLCVTHEERMSAAAGRVLRLKDGQLVEERAGLQVATGGSP from the coding sequence GTGATTCAAACCCGGGACGTCGTGAAGACGTACGTGGACGGCGACGGCACCCAGGTGCGCGTGCTCGACGGCATGTCGCTGGACGTGGCGGAAGGGGAGTTCGTCGCGGTGGTGGGCTCGTCCGGCAGCGGGAAGTCCACGCTGCTCCACCTGCTGGGCGGCCTGGACGTCGACTACCGCGGCGACATCCGCGTGGGCGGCGTGAAGCTGCGAGGCCTGGGCGACAAGGCCCTGGCGCACTTCCGCAACACGCACGTGGGCTTCGTCTTCCAGTCCTTCCACCTCATCCCCAACCTCTCCGCGGTGGAGAACGTGCTGTTGCCGTCGCACTTCGGCGCGGCGCCCCCGGATGCCCGCAAGCGCGCGGAGGCGCTGCTGGAGCGCGTGGGCCTGGGCGCGAAGAAGGACCGCGCGCCGGTGCGCCTGTCCGGCGGCGAGCGGCAGCGCGTGGCCATTGCCCGCGCCCTGTTCGGCAAGCCCCGCCTGCTGCTGTGCGACGAGCCCACGGGCAACCTGGACGCGGCCACGGGCACGGGCGTCATCGCCTTGTTCCAGGAACTGCACCGCGAAGGGCTCACCGTGTTGTGCGTCACCCATGAGGAACGGATGAGCGCGGCGGCCGGACGCGTGCTGCGGCTCAAGGACGGGCAGCTCGTGGAGGAGCGCGCGGGACTTCAGGTGGCCACGGGAGGTTCGCCATGA
- a CDS encoding ABC transporter substrate-binding protein, whose translation MKLHRGPGLFLFLFLCVLGASYALASRMGYLDRLQERYFPSTREAVRLSPGDFPAGVAAPVADVASVPLRPVLIGFSPRGASAGLLVATGGATTLDNPVPPPGAAHGLLKTAYALDARAVLFAKEEDLRHALSIGAENGGVDMATLSVDRLAAWAPLLRDAAPRTLLLVGRSRGQEALAAVGVPDLASLRGKRLGVYPYGSSHYFALWLLSRAGLRITDVRWVELPTTLDAGRALREGRADAVVGLWGDVELAARDRGGAVLATTADAPHLVATVLVARGDFAARYPDAVRRVLRGLLDAGQSVLKDPTAGARMLGEVAPYLGDPIEAIRSAPPATLADNRAFFGLSGEAPVTYDELFQSAAALFQKLKQGPPVPPAEDTKDLGALKYVSEARGP comes from the coding sequence ATGAAGCTCCACCGCGGTCCAGGTCTCTTCCTCTTCCTGTTCCTCTGTGTGCTCGGCGCGAGCTATGCGCTCGCGTCGCGCATGGGGTACCTGGACCGCTTGCAGGAGCGGTACTTCCCGTCCACGCGTGAGGCGGTCCGCCTGTCGCCGGGAGACTTCCCGGCCGGCGTGGCGGCCCCGGTGGCGGACGTGGCCTCCGTGCCCCTGCGGCCGGTGCTCATCGGCTTCAGCCCGCGCGGTGCCTCCGCGGGCCTGCTGGTGGCGACGGGTGGGGCCACCACCCTGGACAACCCGGTGCCTCCGCCCGGCGCGGCGCACGGGTTGCTGAAGACGGCCTATGCGCTAGACGCGCGGGCGGTGCTCTTCGCCAAGGAAGAGGACCTGCGCCACGCGCTGTCCATTGGCGCGGAGAACGGCGGCGTGGACATGGCCACCCTGTCCGTGGACCGGCTGGCCGCGTGGGCGCCGTTGCTGCGGGACGCGGCGCCTCGCACGCTGCTGCTGGTGGGGCGCAGCCGGGGGCAGGAGGCCCTGGCCGCGGTGGGCGTGCCGGACCTCGCCTCCCTGCGTGGCAAGCGACTGGGCGTGTATCCGTATGGCTCGTCGCACTACTTCGCGCTGTGGTTGCTGTCGCGCGCGGGGCTGCGCATCACGGACGTGCGCTGGGTGGAGTTACCCACCACCTTGGATGCGGGACGGGCGCTGCGCGAGGGCCGGGCGGACGCCGTGGTGGGGCTGTGGGGTGACGTGGAGCTGGCGGCTCGGGACCGGGGAGGCGCGGTGCTGGCGACGACGGCGGATGCGCCGCACCTGGTGGCCACGGTGCTGGTGGCCAGGGGGGACTTCGCCGCGCGCTACCCGGATGCCGTGCGGCGGGTGCTGCGGGGGCTCCTGGACGCGGGGCAGAGTGTCTTGAAGGACCCGACGGCGGGGGCCCGGATGCTGGGGGAGGTGGCGCCGTACCTGGGCGACCCCATTGAAGCCATCCGCAGCGCGCCGCCGGCCACGCTGGCGGACAATCGGGCCTTCTTCGGGCTTTCCGGCGAGGCGCCCGTCACCTATGACGAGCTCTTCCAGAGCGCCGCGGCGCTCTTCCAGAAGTTGAAGCAAGGGCCTCCGGTGCCTCCCGCGGAGGACACGAAGGATTTGGGGGCCTTGAAGTACGTGTCGGAGGCTCGCGGCCCCTGA